A stretch of DNA from Brachyhypopomus gauderio isolate BG-103 chromosome 7, BGAUD_0.2, whole genome shotgun sequence:
TTACTGCGACTTGACGACGATAATGGAGAACGTGAAAACAGTAGAAACATTTAAACAAATCTttacttttgaaataatattgTGGTTTTATTTAGCTAATCACAATGATTTGAACAGGTCAGATCAGGCTATTCAAGTAGATTCGGGATATTTTCATTTGTCAATACTTTGTCGTTTCCACTGATTACTATCTGGTTAAAGTAAAGATGTAACATGCTTTTAACATGATAATAATATGAAGTGGACATTTTATTTCAAATGATAAACTTGCTTTCTTTGAGTCTTCAAATTTCACACAGAAATGTAGGTAAATATTCATTTCAAAATGGTTTGCTGAGTTAAGCTAGCAAAAACCCCTGACCGAGGCATTCTTCTGAATGTATTTCTCTTTTTCTTGACATCTAAGAGGTCCAACTCCCATGTCCTGTCATTTATTGTGGATTTCTCTAAAGGAGCCGTGAacaagtgaatgtgtgtgtgtgtgtgtgtgtgtgtgtgtgtgtgtgtgtgtgtgtgtgtgtgtgtgtgtgtgtgtgtgtgtgtgtgcatctgtacgtgtgtgtatggtgtgttcgtgtgggggtggagatgtGAGTAGGTTTGTGCTGAGTGAAAATTCGGACGGGTAAGAGAAAGTGTGACTAGCAGTTTTCACATTGGCTGTGGAAAATGCATTTCACAGCTGAACTGGCTTTACTGTCATGACATGTTCTTATATTTAATTGTCCGTGATCATCTGTCACCATGTTTGGCATAAATGGATTAAACGTCTCCAGCTGTCAGCTAATATTTCCATAGTCAAGAtccaccaataataataataataaacagccttttttttcttattctAAACGGCTAAAGGGGTGTTACACAAGTCGTCCCTTGCGTGGGTTTTGACTTGAGAGCTTGTAGGAGGGCTCCCAGCATTCCAGAGACACCAGCTCTCTGACTGTAGTCCAGAGACACTAGCTCTCTGACTGTAGTCCAGAGACACCAGCTATCTGACTGTAGTCCAGAGGCACCAGCTCTCTGACTGTAGTCCAGAGACACCAGCTATCTGACTGTAGTCCAGAGACACCAGCTATCTGACTGTAGTCCAGAGACACCAGCTATCTGACTGTAGTCCAGAGACACCAGCTCTCTGACTGTAGTCCAGAGACACCAGCTCTCTGACTGTAGTCCAGAGACACCAGCTATCTGACTGTAGTCCAGAGACACCAGCTATCTGACTGTAGTCCAGAGGCGAGGCTTGTGTCTGCTGAGACAGATGGTCATTTGCATGTTCCAAGCCGACGGAACCGTTCTAATGACGTCCGTTCACAAGTGGAGCTCTCGTGCAAGATGTTTCTTGACTGATGACTGGTGTCAGTACCGGTTCCTAGACAAGTGGCAGGGGGGCATGCTGTGAATGGGGGTGAGCCGCACGTCCGAGTCTGTGTGTGGGCAAGTCGAAAGAACCATGAGACCTTAAACGCTTTCGTGGATGGTTTTGACACGGGCACCATCGCTGTCGCCCGAAAGGCCCTTGAGGGCTTGTTTGGGGCTGTAGTAGATGGGTGTTTATGTCCACAGAGTCACGGCAGCGCCCCCTAGGGGAAAGTGCTCTGCTTCCACTCAGCCAGGTCTGGCGTGCAGGCTGGCCTCCCCAAACACTGGAACGCCCAGCAGGCAAGCCAAATTAGGTGAGCTATTGGAAACTATTGGAGGGACGTGTGACAGGGCCCGGCCCGGTGGGAGTGCGAGAGAAGGAAACGGGACCACGGAGAGCCGTCAGGGAGGAAACATGACGTCGGCCTTCTGACTGGCTCATTAAAGCCAAAAGCAAAAGGGATTTCAGTGGAATATAATGGCCTACGGAAAAGAAATATAAGAGTTAGTAATGACAGCAGGCTGAGGATGTCACGCGTACTGCCGTGATGAGTCTGTTTGTTAATGTCAGATTGTGAATATCAGTGCTTAACAGTGAGATTTCCCCGCAAAATAACACCCTCGTATGTCCTTGTCTGCACACCAGATGGGGACAGCAAGAGACACACAGTTATGTCAGAAAGCAGGCCATACAAAGAAAAGTCGTCTCTCCAGCGCGTTCCACGGGGTCATGTGACGAGTCGCGCCCCTGCTCATTCGTCGCCTCCACCGACAAAATGGCCTCCCTCACCCTTATCTTCTGCCCCGCAGGAAGGGTGCACTCAGCCACAGGACGAGGACATCATGGACATCCCCCTTGACGACCCAGCTGCTAATAAGGCCGCCGCCAAGATCCAGGCTGGCTTCCGAGGTCACATGACCAGGAAGAAGATGAAGGATGACAAACCGCGGGAAGAGGTGAGCGACTCTGTTCTACTGTATGTTCTATGttctgtgctctgtgctctaTGCTCTATGCTCTGGGCAGTGGGCCATGAAAATAGCACCAAACTCTCATCTTTAATGCTCACACTGCAAAATCCCCTCACAGCAGACCTTGTCCTCGAGCGCACGGCCGTCATGGCACTTCTCGAGCTCGTTGACGAGGACTTAAAATCTGGTGACAGAGATGTGAGTTGGCGACCGAGCTTGTGACTGCCGGGTCTGTGTCACGGGGCTTTATGAGAACTGTCACCCCTCTGACACAGGCTGGCCTTTCACCGCTGAAGTGTCCAAGCCTGTTTGTCAGATGATCTGGTAGCATTGGGGATCATTTTCTGCTAAACAAAACCCTGCTCACAACCAAGGCACAAACATCTTGTTTACAAACACTTGGTTATGTCCCAGTGGGAGACACCTGTCCACTGCCCATTGTTTAATGGACACCTTGGTCTCCAACGTCCCTAGATATTCACACCTTTGGATAGGAAATCAACACAGAAGAGCATGTCCAAATATTGACACATGCAAAATCATTCTTAACAACATTTATTATTCTTgtattaaaaataatatttaaaaaatactgcAAATGGACAATGTTAGTAGTGCACTAGTGGCAGCATTTTCTAAAGCCATGCTTCTATGGCTTTGACTGCATTAACAATTCTGGAAACAGTTTCGCAGAAATGAAACAATACTCTTGAAACAGATGACTCATGCCCCAAACATCTTCATTCTCCAAGATTTTGCTCCCAAAATGACTAGGAATCTTTAATCAATCTCATCTGCCTAAAGACCAGTCAGACATTACAGTACTACAACAAAACAGTTCATTAATGCATACTAATATCTGACAACccacaacaaaatataaagCCATGAAGTTAAATAGTTACattgctgcaaaaaaacaaGTTTTGGTCCACATCAAGCAAAATGCTCTGTGTTAAGATAcaatctgcatgtatgtataacATTTGACAGCAGGCATTTTCTTTCGTGATATATAGATGATATTACAGAGAGGGCTAAATAGTGTTTTGATTATAATAACTATCCTATCAACACAGTACTGAATGACCTTATTAGGGCAGTTGCTTTAAGTCTAAGGCTCACAGTAGCTAAAACAATGGAATACATACAATTGTAGCAGTTAATGATGACAGACTTGCTTCTTAAATTAGAGGGGTTCAGTTTGCCATCaagaaatgtaaaaacattCTCGATTGGGGGTATAAAAGCAAACCCTGGGCATTTGAAACAGCCCTGCTGTACATGTGATTTCCGGTGTCATGGTGAGTCAGGTCTCTGACCTTGGTCACCTTTACTGTTGGTCCCTTTTCAGAAGTAGTTCACAATCAGGTCCCTCACAGAACATTGAGAGAGGCACACAAATATGACTGTTTGCAGTTTATGTCTACAGCAAAAGTAACATTTATTTGCTTGAGAATTTGATTGTGTGCTGGAGCAGTCCAAACACATTTTGTTCTCGCACAAAGAACCACTGCTGTGGAGATAATGAGTGTTAATTTTAAAAATTAAAGGTTTTAGGCGCGAGTCCCTTTTAGACAATGGCATCTAAGCAATCAAGAAAAACTTTCACATTTGTATCATTTTCACACTTTTGAGGCTCGACTTGCAGTTTCACATCATTTACACGTTCTCCTTCCCAGAAACCCCAGCATTTGGCGCTCTCGACATGGAAATGGTTTGCTCCGGACGATTGGGGCTTGTTTGATAGCGATGCACTATCATTACGCCTGTCTCCCTCCCTGAAGATGCTTCAGGCCTGAAGTGCTGTCCAGCCCTCACCTTATTCACTCCTGACTGCCCCATTTGCAGTGGACATTAGACTAATGGAAGAAAAAGCATTTTCATAACACAGATTTCTATGAAAGTGTCATCAGGGATTCTACAGGACCCGGTTTATTATAGAGTCTACAGAGAGCTTTCTGCTTGGAGtcagtacacccccccccccccccccccaccagaccTCATTGTGACTAAAACGGTATCCTAGCAATGCCGCCTTAATTACTTGTTGCTAGGCAATAATACCAGTGGTACCCGGCTAATGTCACGggatcactcactctctctgttgttTTATTTATGCATAGTAAATGGTTATAATGCTCCAATGTGCTTTGACTTGTAAGCCATGCATGTGTATAATTATTCTGCTACGGCTTTGCAATGATCCGGACTCAGCAAGTGAATGGCAGTATACAAAATTGTGGCTTTATGAATATCAGTGcaatgcctgtgtgtgtccaaATATCACACATCAAAAGATTCTTCTTGATACTCTTTTACACCTTTGTTATTGTAGAAACTCCTGTTGCGTATTTACACATAGCTGTGTGTTTCTTTTAGCTGCACtgtttaatttgttttatttctcaAATACGTTCATTTCACAGACAtaagtagagtgtgtgtgcatcccTGTTCTCTGGAATTGTTTCTTGCACTTAATCATGACTTTATGCAAGAAGTCATCTTGCTCACAGTCTAATATCTCTTCCAGAAACAAAGGGACCAGAAGTAGCCAGAGAAAATGGCCGTCCTGCCGATGCCGCTGTCTACGAGCATGGCGGAGAAAACACGTCACTGCAATAACCAGAGgtcccttttctttctctcctccttctcctccttcttCGTCTTTTGTCGAAGAGCAAACCTTCAGTGTACGATATATATACAACTGTAAACTTAGAAACTAGGTCTGGTgcctgacctcagatcagtgaCATTTTACTCTTCCTTTGCTTCCTCTACAGTCTGGGCAACAGTCTGACACACAATAGCCCCTCAGCATGTTAAATAGCTTCTGCTCACGGTCAGGTTAGAACTAGGGGGATTTGTTCCGCTGTCTGTTTGTTTAAGGAACTTTTCGAATGATTCATGGTTTAAGGCATGTTGTCTGTTGCACCTATGAAAACAGGCCAAAATGCATTTAtcgatgttttttgtttttgtttttttatttttctttttctttttgtgcTCTCCTCCCTGCCTGTATTGTTACAGAATGAGAGTGTGCGTTTATTACAGGACAGACCGTTGCCTTTTTTTAGTGTGACTTTGTTTCTGCCTGTTTAATAAAGCAAAATGGGTTTGATCCGATGCTTCTGGGTGTATTTTGTTCATATGTTCACCCGAGTAAAGAATTTGTCATTTTGAAAAATGGACTGACCAGAAACAAGAAAATATGTTAGGGACATTTTatctataaaataaataaaattctctAATCTCAGTTTTCTAAGAATCTCTGTCCCTGATGCACTAAGAGAAAACAATTCACACGATAGGGACAGAAATTCAATTCACATGATGGGGACAGTTGGgttctctaaccctaaccctaacccagggcTAATTTTCAATATATTTTGACAAGTTTGGTCAATCAAAATCAGGAAACGAAGCATTTTCTTGAAAAGATGTAGAAAATTTAGAGTAAAATCTGAAATATGTCATTCATCAGATCGTTAAATAGATAGTTAAACCATCAAAGATGGTATCATAATAAGCTAATGTGCAGTCAGCTCACGATATCTGCTAGTGACCGTGTGCTTCTAACTAATCTATATTTTAGGTGCAACGATGGGCGCAACGAAGCACATCTCTCTGGCAACTCACTTGAAAACCACGCTTGAATGATGTCCTAATAGCTCACGGCCCACGGGAAGTTTTTCTTCATAAACTGAGCAAATCGTTCTCCTTCGTCATTATCATCATCCTCACTTCCCCTCCGTGCATGGGTTTGgttttgtatgtttttattACAAAGCAGTAGATGCTAATTTGATTATGCATTATCACAGTCCACCAATCACAATGGCCAGGACACAGCAGTAGGCGGGGCAGGACGCAGCAGTAGGTGGGGCAGGACACAGCAGTAGGCGGAGCACAGCAATAGGCGGGGCAATTCTATTGTAATAATTCTTTTCACATCTATTTGTTTGTTCTCCctatacacacctgctccttccTCACCTGCCTTTATACTTAACAGCAGCTGCTAGATGCTACATGAGGTCTAGGCACAGAATATGAGAGAATACTGTAAAACAAGTCACACGATTCACACAAGACACATGTGAGTGTGACAGGGAGCTCGGAGCCATGTTTACGCAGGACGCTGCCTCAGGGAAGTATCTCTATGGGCAGGCAGACAGCCTCAAAAATAAACAGTCGCGGTCATAAAGGTTAAGTCGgagcaaaataaaaaatgaaaatacgAGTGTGTACCACGGAGACACACAAAACAAGCTCTTTCCTAGACAAGTCGGTCTGAGTGCGCCAGCCGAACGAGGGGCCTTACGTTGCACCGGAGCCTCTTGGCCCACTTGACGCCTACACAGTCTCCCACTCGCGCCCCCACTCGCGCCCCCACTCGCGCCCCCACTCGCGCCCCCACTCGCGCTGACATGTCCAGGGACTCGGCTGGGGGGTGGGAGGGTTATGAAATATGCATTCCCCTCTGTTTCCAATAGCAACGCGGTCCGCCGATCAGCCTGTGCGCGCGGCGTCCTGTCTCTCCCGGCCGTGGTGGATCTACTGCCGAGACCGCACTTAACCGACAGACGTGTATGAGGGGCTGGCAACATTAAGCTCCATCGCCTACGCTGGCTTTCATGTGACGGGCTGCTAAAGTGATCGCATGCAGTGGGAGGCTGTGGGAGCCGCGCCTGTCTAAACGCCTCCCTGCGTTTCTACCGTATGCAAGCGAACTTACTTTTGTCGGGTCTGCAAACCCTGTTGAATACATGAAGCTGGTTCAAAGCCAGACAAGATCTCACATGGATGTAGGAATGCACGAGGCCTCTGGAggatgaacccccccccccccccccacacacacacacacacccacccagcacAGTCTGAGAGAGTGAGGTTGCAGTAGGTCGGTGTTGATGTCAGCGCGTGTTCCTCATGGCTCTCTTCATCTGCTCACTCGTCTGCAGGACTTCTCAACTCCGTATTGCCCTCACCGGCTTCCTCGTTCAATCTCCCAGTGGGCGGTGTTTGTGGACACCTGAGCTCCTTTTGAGAAGTGACCTCTGCTAATGAACACCACAGGGAGCCATCTTGTTCCCATAACATGGTCATAACATGGATGTCACTCAGCTTCTGAAAATGGCGACCTTCACTCTGGCCATGTAGCCCAAGCTTGGCCGTCTCCAGAAGGGCTGCAGAGTGCCTTCTTGCTGGGTAGGGCTGTATCACCATGCTATGCAGTGAGAGCTGTCTCTGTGATTAAGGGTGCATATTGAAGAGGGCTTACCACCCTTTCCCTTCTAGCGTTAACTCCAGTTGAGGCACACGGCCTCATCCAAATGTCCATGGATCTGTCCCACTAACAGTGACCTCGTTGGACTTTGGAGGTGGTCCACCATCAGCCTGTTGGTGGGTAGGTGCTACCTACGTTTGCCATGTATGGTGCCAGATCtcttgccactgttgccatgTTGCTGTGTGCCTCTCCCCTGCTTTCTCCATGCTGATCCCCCACACTGTCACTAGATCCTCCACACTGCCACCAGATCCTCCACACTGCCACTAGATCCTTCACGCTGCCACTAGATCCTTCATGCTCCCACTAGATCTTCCACACTGCCACTAGATCCTTCACGCTGCCACTAGATCCTTCATGCTCCCACTAGATCTTCCACACTGTCACTAGATCCTCCACACTGTCACTAGATCCTTCATGCTCCCACTAGATCTTCCACACTGCCACTAGATCCTCCACACTGTCACTAGATCCTTCATGCTCCCACTAGATCTTCCACACTG
This window harbors:
- the nrgna gene encoding neurogranin (protein kinase C substrate, RC3) a, translating into MDCRKEGCTQPQDEDIMDIPLDDPAANKAAAKIQAGFRGHMTRKKMKDDKPREEKQRDQK